Proteins from a single region of Phycisphaeraceae bacterium D3-23:
- a CDS encoding tetratricopeptide repeat protein: MKRLLLLLAASTCAVSFGCQRDQLSRVDPKQQRIDDLIEQAHEFNDLGLTDSAFAAFGLALEENPRVVEAHLGIGDIYKERGDYERASPRYEMAAALDLNNYDAHYNLGVCKQVLGDLPFAIRSYLRALAINPDSGEANRDLASAYMQDNKTGLALAYAERAAELSPESYGAWANLGFVYIRMGEFEKAVDALRAATELAADDTEATRVMLGLADAHIRLGNYTRSINVLQSVLRTEPTSTAHERMGVAMFKLRRYDDALSHFKQAIEFDDTDTAAHNGLGVAYMTLYIEGGRENVWQRDEAKRAWNRSLDLNPNQPAIVELVARYENI; encoded by the coding sequence ATGAAAAGACTGCTCCTCCTCCTCGCCGCCTCCACCTGCGCCGTGTCCTTCGGCTGCCAGCGCGACCAGCTCAGCCGAGTCGACCCTAAGCAGCAGCGCATCGACGACCTGATCGAGCAGGCGCACGAGTTCAACGACCTCGGGCTCACCGACTCGGCCTTCGCGGCATTCGGGCTGGCGCTCGAAGAGAACCCACGCGTCGTCGAGGCCCACCTGGGCATCGGCGACATCTATAAGGAGCGCGGCGACTACGAACGCGCCTCGCCTCGCTACGAGATGGCGGCCGCGCTCGACCTCAACAACTACGACGCACACTACAACCTCGGCGTATGCAAGCAGGTGCTCGGCGACCTGCCCTTCGCGATCCGCAGCTACCTCCGCGCGCTGGCCATCAACCCCGACTCGGGCGAGGCCAACCGCGACCTCGCCTCGGCGTACATGCAGGACAACAAGACCGGGCTCGCGCTGGCGTATGCCGAGCGCGCGGCCGAGCTGTCGCCGGAATCCTACGGCGCGTGGGCGAACCTCGGGTTCGTGTACATCCGCATGGGCGAGTTCGAGAAGGCCGTCGATGCGTTGCGTGCGGCGACCGAGCTCGCGGCCGACGACACCGAGGCGACCCGCGTGATGCTCGGGCTCGCCGATGCGCATATCCGGCTGGGCAACTACACCCGGTCGATCAACGTTTTGCAGTCCGTGCTACGCACTGAGCCGACCTCGACCGCGCACGAGCGAATGGGCGTCGCAATGTTCAAGCTGCGCCGCTACGACGACGCGCTGAGCCACTTCAAGCAGGCGATCGAGTTCGACGACACCGACACCGCGGCCCACAACGGGCTGGGCGTCGCGTACATGACGCTCTACATCGAGGGCGGCCGCGAAAACGTCTGGCAGCGTGACGAGGCCAAGCGCGCGTGGAACCGGTCCTTGGACCTCAACCCGAACCAGCCCGCGATCGTGGAACTGGTGGCGCGGTACGAGAACATCTAA
- a CDS encoding AAA family ATPase: MHLAFIGMSGIGKSHWAKQLAQHGWLHLDCDAMIAQRLGEWIDVADDEDPVHAVGRWMGMPWTPGYAEREAQYLALEREVTSEALDTAAAAQTADRHVVLDTTGSVIYTGDAPLDRLKSETRVVYFEAPDSVRDRMVELYLREPKPVLWQGGYEPGVDEDQSVALGRCYAELLRRRASRYAALAAVTIGYHAARSDGFDLLEALPR; encoded by the coding sequence ATGCACCTCGCATTCATCGGCATGTCCGGCATCGGCAAGTCCCACTGGGCGAAGCAACTCGCGCAGCACGGCTGGTTGCACCTCGACTGTGACGCCATGATCGCGCAGCGGCTGGGTGAGTGGATCGATGTTGCGGACGATGAAGACCCGGTCCACGCCGTGGGCCGGTGGATGGGCATGCCCTGGACGCCCGGCTACGCCGAACGCGAAGCGCAGTACCTCGCCCTCGAACGCGAAGTCACAAGCGAAGCCCTTGACACCGCCGCCGCCGCCCAGACCGCCGACCGTCACGTCGTCCTCGATACCACGGGCAGCGTCATCTACACCGGCGACGCGCCGCTCGATCGGCTGAAGAGCGAGACCCGTGTCGTCTACTTCGAAGCGCCTGACTCCGTCCGCGACCGGATGGTTGAACTCTATCTCCGCGAGCCGAAGCCTGTTCTTTGGCAGGGGGGCTACGAACCCGGTGTGGATGAAGATCAATCCGTCGCGCTGGGCCGGTGCTACGCGGAGTTGCTGCGACGACGCGCATCGCGGTATGCGGCGTTAGCGGCAGTGACAATCGGCTACCACGCCGCCCGCTCGGACGGGTTCGATCTGTTAGAGGCGCTCCCCCGCTAG
- a CDS encoding beta-ketoacyl-ACP synthase 3, translating into MAVPQELLKSQRNGQADAKATDTVKMAELLAVYRAMRCARVVDRMEQELCAAGEAFFHVGGAGHEAAATLNLFFEPQDWLHGHYRDKALMLGRGVEPQAWFDSVLCNAANYSAGRQMSCFLADRELNLPSTVVPVGNNALQAVGIAMQIKDDPGNPIVLCGLGDGTSQQGEVMEAIAHTVRDQLPVLFWIQDNGYAISTETTGNTFYNLPGYEQDRFFGLTVHHFDGTDILPDVPRIGELVSEVRALRTPRIGVMHVERLCSHSNADDQRIYRLQETIDQIHAQNDPIENMRKGLIAQGEPAVTMETIDQEVERDCRAAVERARRIGDPVACHTASRPLPEHLLPTSRNEHEYLGSADPTDHEAPDTVTMIEAMRAVLGHRLAGDERITLFGEDIEDPKGDVFGVTKGLSTKFPGRVVNSPLAEATIIGSSIGRALAGGRPVGFIQFADFLPTGIGQLLSEVGSMYWRTNGQFECPIILMITCGAYRPGLGPFHSQTLESIIAHMPGVDVMMPSSASDAAAMLNAAFESGRPTVFLYPKVCLNDRAPWKLTSKDVDKHLTPVGSARVLKKGNDLTLVAWGSTVTIGMGVAEKLDTVGIGVELIDLRCIAPWDQDTILRSARKTGKLLVVHEDNLTLGFGSEILATVLEKLGGSVKAKRVTRSDTYAPCNYTNQLEVLPSYRRTLTTACELLGLGITWPEHEHTDDDGLTEIVEAEGSSPADQAVTISAWKVKVGDAVVSGQLLAEAEADKAVFEINSRYDGTIAELMVAEEQTVDVGTPLLKIRTEQAAPGERVMKRQTREDLGHPVIGRPAAPVTSEDRQLTDAVGDKVKIYLSPIQIAEGRDKLTNERFEQRFPEWTSDDIIKRTGIASRPILASDQTAVGIGAEAARKALAAEGLTLDDLTGIVCHTTTPPLNTPSMACMILRELDPDAKHELMVYDVNAACSGWLYALDTAYHTILTQPHKAVLVVTTEALSRVVDPKDFGTAILFGDAASATIVRGSTDDKVCAKGGKCLVMQRPVLSGKADKGNVLTVGFQGHSYVHMDGQKVFVEAVRAMTKMVKQAFEESGLPIDQVDWLVPHQANSRIAEAVRARLKVPPEKVIDLLANHGNTSSSSIPLSICKSYDQFEVGDTLGVCAFGGGFTFGAGVMTVE; encoded by the coding sequence ATGGCCGTCCCACAAGAATTACTCAAGTCGCAGCGCAACGGCCAGGCCGATGCCAAGGCGACCGACACGGTGAAGATGGCCGAACTGCTCGCCGTATACCGCGCGATGCGGTGCGCGCGCGTCGTCGACCGCATGGAGCAGGAACTCTGCGCCGCGGGCGAGGCGTTCTTCCATGTCGGTGGCGCGGGCCACGAAGCCGCCGCCACGCTCAATCTGTTCTTCGAGCCCCAGGACTGGCTCCACGGCCACTACCGCGACAAGGCGCTCATGCTCGGCCGCGGCGTCGAGCCCCAGGCCTGGTTCGACAGCGTCCTGTGCAACGCCGCCAACTACTCTGCCGGCCGGCAGATGTCGTGCTTCCTCGCCGATCGTGAGCTCAACCTGCCCAGCACCGTCGTGCCCGTCGGCAATAACGCACTCCAGGCCGTCGGCATCGCCATGCAGATCAAGGACGACCCGGGCAATCCGATCGTCCTCTGCGGGTTGGGCGATGGCACGAGCCAGCAGGGCGAAGTGATGGAAGCCATCGCGCACACCGTCCGCGACCAGCTCCCCGTCCTCTTCTGGATCCAAGACAACGGCTACGCCATCTCCACCGAGACCACGGGCAACACGTTCTACAACCTGCCGGGCTACGAACAAGACCGCTTCTTCGGCCTCACCGTCCACCACTTCGACGGGACCGACATCCTCCCCGACGTCCCGCGCATCGGTGAACTCGTCAGCGAAGTCCGCGCTCTGCGCACCCCGCGCATCGGCGTCATGCATGTCGAACGCCTCTGCAGCCACTCCAACGCCGACGACCAGCGCATCTACCGCCTCCAGGAAACGATCGACCAGATCCACGCCCAGAACGACCCGATCGAAAACATGCGCAAAGGGCTGATCGCGCAGGGCGAGCCGGCCGTGACGATGGAGACGATCGACCAGGAGGTCGAGCGCGACTGCCGCGCCGCCGTCGAACGCGCGCGGCGCATCGGCGACCCGGTCGCCTGCCACACCGCCAGCCGGCCGCTGCCCGAGCACCTGCTGCCGACCTCGCGTAACGAGCACGAGTACCTCGGCAGCGCGGACCCCACCGACCACGAGGCCCCCGACACCGTCACCATGATCGAGGCCATGCGCGCCGTGCTGGGCCACCGGCTCGCCGGCGACGAACGCATCACGCTCTTTGGCGAAGATATCGAAGACCCCAAGGGCGATGTCTTCGGCGTCACCAAAGGGCTGTCGACCAAGTTCCCCGGCCGCGTCGTCAACTCCCCGCTCGCCGAGGCGACCATCATCGGCAGCAGCATCGGCCGCGCGCTCGCCGGTGGCCGGCCCGTCGGGTTCATCCAATTCGCCGACTTCCTGCCCACCGGCATCGGCCAACTGCTCAGCGAAGTCGGCTCGATGTACTGGCGCACCAACGGCCAGTTCGAGTGCCCCATCATCCTCATGATCACCTGTGGCGCGTACCGCCCCGGGCTCGGGCCCTTCCATAGCCAAACCCTCGAATCCATCATCGCGCACATGCCCGGCGTCGACGTGATGATGCCAAGCTCCGCCTCCGACGCCGCCGCAATGCTCAACGCCGCGTTCGAGTCGGGCCGGCCCACGGTGTTCCTCTACCCCAAGGTCTGCCTCAACGACCGAGCGCCCTGGAAGCTCACCAGCAAAGACGTCGACAAACACCTCACCCCCGTCGGCAGCGCACGCGTCCTCAAGAAAGGCAACGACCTCACCCTCGTCGCCTGGGGCAGCACCGTCACGATCGGCATGGGCGTCGCCGAGAAACTCGACACCGTCGGCATCGGCGTCGAACTCATCGACCTCCGCTGCATCGCGCCGTGGGACCAGGACACCATCCTCCGCAGCGCACGCAAGACCGGCAAACTCCTGGTCGTCCACGAAGACAACCTCACACTCGGCTTCGGCTCGGAGATCCTCGCGACCGTCCTCGAAAAACTCGGCGGCAGTGTCAAAGCCAAACGCGTCACCCGCAGCGACACCTACGCGCCGTGCAACTACACCAACCAGCTCGAAGTCTTGCCTAGCTACCGTCGGACGTTGACGACTGCGTGCGAACTACTCGGGCTCGGGATCACCTGGCCTGAACACGAACACACCGACGATGACGGCCTGACCGAGATCGTCGAGGCCGAGGGCTCGAGCCCTGCGGACCAGGCGGTGACGATCAGCGCGTGGAAGGTGAAGGTCGGCGATGCGGTCGTGTCGGGCCAGCTCCTCGCCGAGGCCGAGGCGGACAAGGCCGTGTTCGAGATCAACTCGCGTTACGACGGCACGATCGCCGAGCTGATGGTCGCCGAGGAACAGACCGTCGACGTCGGCACACCGCTTTTGAAGATCCGCACCGAGCAGGCCGCCCCGGGCGAGCGCGTGATGAAACGCCAGACCCGCGAGGACCTGGGCCACCCCGTCATCGGTCGGCCCGCCGCGCCCGTGACCTCGGAAGACCGCCAACTCACCGACGCCGTGGGCGATAAGGTCAAGATCTACCTCTCGCCGATCCAGATCGCCGAGGGCCGCGACAAGCTCACCAACGAACGCTTCGAGCAGCGATTCCCCGAGTGGACCAGCGACGACATCATCAAACGCACCGGGATCGCGTCGCGGCCGATCCTCGCGTCCGACCAGACCGCTGTGGGTATTGGGGCCGAGGCTGCGCGTAAAGCGCTCGCTGCCGAGGGGCTCACCCTCGATGACCTTACCGGCATCGTCTGCCACACGACCACGCCGCCGCTCAATACGCCGTCCATGGCCTGCATGATCCTGCGCGAGCTCGACCCCGACGCCAAGCACGAGCTCATGGTCTACGACGTCAACGCCGCGTGCTCGGGCTGGCTGTACGCGCTCGACACCGCCTACCACACCATCCTCACCCAGCCGCACAAAGCCGTGCTCGTCGTCACGACCGAAGCGCTCTCCCGCGTCGTCGACCCCAAAGACTTCGGCACCGCGATCCTCTTCGGCGACGCCGCGAGCGCGACGATCGTCCGCGGCTCGACCGACGATAAGGTCTGCGCCAAGGGCGGCAAGTGCCTCGTCATGCAGCGCCCCGTCCTCTCGGGCAAGGCCGACAAGGGCAACGTCCTCACCGTCGGGTTCCAGGGCCACAGCTACGTCCACATGGACGGGCAAAAGGTTTTCGTCGAGGCCGTCCGCGCGATGACGAAGATGGTCAAGCAGGCCTTTGAGGAGTCCGGGCTGCCGATCGACCAGGTCGACTGGCTCGTCCCACACCAGGCCAACAGCCGGATCGCCGAGGCCGTGCGCGCCCGGCTCAAGGTCCCGCCCGAGAAGGTCATCGACCTGCTCGCCAACCACGGCAACACGTCGTCCTCCTCCATTCCGCTCTCGATCTGCAAGTCCTACGACCAGTTCGAGGTCGGCGACACCCTCGGCGTCTGCGCCTTCGGCGGCGGCTTCACGTTTGGTGCGGGCGTGATGACGGTGGAGTGA